A genomic window from Bacillus mesophilus includes:
- a CDS encoding competence protein ComK, whose protein sequence is MLEIKHYEISASTLAVLPAYHPTFGSKIIDLQGEYYCKETPIKLIEHACLEGGASLEGRKKALGHLKSFHQCPPIPINPLEDIYAFPTISPESYNCNWIFYEHIHYLTPQLQSTIITFRNQQILEVPISIAVMKKQLSRTESCIVSFSKPRRRQLLYNPDRIIPVTTF, encoded by the coding sequence TTGTTAGAAATAAAACACTACGAAATATCCGCAAGCACCCTCGCCGTTTTACCTGCATACCATCCCACATTTGGATCCAAAATTATCGATCTCCAAGGCGAATACTATTGTAAAGAAACTCCCATTAAACTCATTGAACACGCCTGCTTAGAAGGTGGTGCCTCGTTAGAAGGAAGAAAGAAAGCATTAGGGCACTTAAAATCGTTTCACCAATGTCCACCCATACCCATTAACCCTCTAGAAGATATCTATGCATTTCCAACCATCTCTCCAGAATCCTACAATTGTAACTGGATTTTCTATGAACATATTCACTATCTAACACCACAACTCCAATCTACGATTATAACCTTCCGTAACCAACAAATCCTTGAAGTTCCAATTTCGATTGCTGTGATGAAGAAGCAACTATCACGAACAGAATCTTGTATTGTTTCGTTTAGTAAACCTAGGAGAAGGCAACTGTTGTATAATCCAGACCGCATTATTCCAGTAACAACATTTTAA
- a CDS encoding YaiI/YqxD family protein, producing the protein MKIYVDADACPVKDIIISEASKFEIPVILVTSFSHFSNAEQPPGVKTIYVDSGAEAADYRIVKLVEKGDMIVTQDYGLASLGLAKGMIVLHHKGFRYSNENIDQLLQTRYLSAMARKGGQRTKGPKPFTAEDREKFRELFKQVISREN; encoded by the coding sequence ATGAAAATCTATGTGGATGCAGATGCTTGTCCGGTGAAAGATATTATTATTTCTGAAGCAAGCAAGTTTGAAATTCCGGTGATCCTGGTTACAAGTTTTTCTCATTTTTCTAATGCCGAACAGCCACCAGGAGTGAAAACGATTTATGTTGATTCTGGAGCAGAAGCTGCAGATTACAGGATTGTGAAGTTAGTGGAAAAAGGAGATATGATCGTGACGCAAGATTATGGCCTGGCGTCACTAGGTTTAGCAAAAGGAATGATTGTCCTCCATCATAAAGGATTTAGATATTCAAATGAAAATATTGACCAATTATTACAAACACGTTATTTAAGTGCAATGGCTAGAAAAGGCGGACAGCGAACAAAGGGACCAAAGCCTTTTACCGCAGAAGATCGAGAGAAATTTAGGGAGCTTTTTAAACAGGTTATTTCTCGTGAAAACTAG
- a CDS encoding TetR/AcrR family transcriptional regulator, which yields MSEQKVDRRIARTKRLIREALAVLIDEKGFESITVRDITTSADINRGTFYLHYQDKFDLLEKCENEIFHEIEDIAKDIKVDDLRKFSENQKPLAFSVKLLEYIKDNAAFMKAVLGPNGNVAFQIKLKDYIKTNIGKVFLKEIEANEDRMKVPREYLLSYIVSAHLGVIQQWLQNELKETPQEIARYIGIVTVEGPFQASGFKK from the coding sequence ATGTCAGAACAAAAGGTTGACCGTCGAATTGCTCGCACGAAAAGATTGATTCGGGAGGCACTAGCAGTTTTAATAGACGAAAAGGGGTTTGAATCAATTACAGTCAGAGATATTACAACAAGTGCAGATATAAATCGTGGCACCTTTTATTTACATTATCAGGATAAGTTTGATTTGCTAGAGAAATGTGAAAACGAAATTTTCCATGAAATTGAAGACATTGCAAAGGATATTAAAGTGGATGATTTAAGGAAATTTAGTGAAAATCAGAAACCGCTTGCGTTTTCAGTAAAGCTACTGGAGTACATTAAAGACAATGCGGCTTTTATGAAAGCAGTCCTTGGACCGAATGGAAATGTGGCCTTTCAGATAAAGCTAAAGGATTATATTAAAACAAACATCGGGAAGGTATTTTTAAAAGAAATAGAAGCAAATGAAGATCGCATGAAAGTGCCTAGAGAGTATTTGCTCTCTTATATAGTTTCAGCTCACTTAGGTGTCATACAACAATGGCTACAAAATGAGTTAAAGGAAACTCCACAAGAGATTGCACGGTATATAGGGATTGTCACAGTAGAGGGACCGTTTCAAGCAAGTGGCTTTAAGAAATAA
- a CDS encoding helix-turn-helix domain-containing protein, translated as MSKRNQLFTKLLGQKLREQRQEMAETQDDFAEKLGIHVNNYGNIERGENLPGGQTMVRLILDCGIDLTELVREAEAEAKRVFPDEE; from the coding sequence ATGTCAAAAAGGAACCAATTATTTACTAAGTTATTAGGACAAAAGCTTCGTGAGCAGCGACAAGAAATGGCTGAAACTCAGGATGATTTTGCGGAAAAGCTTGGAATCCACGTGAACAATTATGGAAATATTGAACGTGGCGAAAACCTTCCAGGTGGGCAAACCATGGTTCGTCTTATTTTGGATTGTGGAATTGACCTGACTGAGCTTGTACGTGAAGCAGAAGCCGAGGCTAAGCGAGTTTTTCCAGATGAAGAGTAA
- a CDS encoding histidine phosphatase family protein — MDTIIYFVRHAHSEFDIHNEEKRELSDKGRKDTERVMTLLKDEDIEIVYSSSYVRAIQTVQGIADYVKTTVHTDQQLREGWLADADVVFDDPDEAVKYAFENPTFSYKGGESVSDLQKRGSAALEDILKQFEGKRIVLGTHGYIFTSILNYYDSSYNHDFLSKTTKPDIYKVTFQENLFKEIERLWSESFK; from the coding sequence ATGGATACGATTATCTACTTTGTACGCCACGCACATTCAGAATTTGATATTCATAATGAAGAAAAGAGAGAGTTATCAGATAAAGGACGAAAAGATACAGAAAGAGTGATGACCCTATTAAAAGATGAGGACATTGAAATCGTATATAGCAGTTCCTATGTTCGAGCAATTCAAACTGTTCAAGGTATAGCTGATTATGTTAAAACAACTGTACATACTGATCAACAACTGCGAGAAGGTTGGTTAGCTGATGCGGATGTCGTGTTTGATGATCCAGATGAAGCGGTGAAATATGCTTTTGAAAATCCAACCTTTAGCTATAAAGGTGGAGAAAGCGTAAGTGACCTACAAAAAAGAGGCAGTGCAGCTTTAGAGGATATTCTTAAACAATTTGAAGGAAAAAGAATTGTTCTTGGTACGCATGGTTATATTTTCACGAGCATTTTGAACTACTATGACTCAAGCTACAATCACGACTTTTTGAGCAAGACTACTAAGCCTGACATTTACAAAGTAACCTTTCAAGAGAATTTATTTAAAGAGATTGAAAGACTATGGAGTGAATCATTTAAATAA